One genomic region from Uloborus diversus isolate 005 chromosome 2, Udiv.v.3.1, whole genome shotgun sequence encodes:
- the LOC129216979 gene encoding 60S ribosomal protein L34-like, with protein MVQRLTYRRRLCYNTQSNRVKISKTPGGRLVYLYPGKPGKVPRCGDCHLRLRGITHARPRELSALSKRHKTITRTYGGSRCGKCVRSRIIRAFLIEEQKIVAKVLKAQQITSKPTK; from the exons ATGGTTCAGAGATTGACTTATAGAAGGCGGCTATGTTACAATACTCAGTCAAACAGGGTAAAAAT ATCTAAAACTCCTGGTGGACGGCTTGTGTATTTGTATCCTGGTAAGCCTGGTAAAGTTCCCAGATGTGGTGACTGCCATTTGAGACTTCGCGGG ATTACACATGCAAGACCGAGAGAATTATCAGCTTTATCCAAGAGACATAAAACTATTACACGAACATACGGAGGATCCAGATGTGGAAAATGTGTGAGGAGCAG GATTATTAGAGCGTTTTTAATTGAAGAACAGAAAATAGTGGCAAAAGTATTGAAAGCTCAACAGATTACATCCAAACCTACCAAGTAA